TCGTCCGACCAGACGGCCACGTCGTCGGCGATTTCGCTCTCGTCGACACCGCGCTCGGCCATTGCCGCGCCGTCCGCGACCATCTGTCCGTCCTGTTCCGCCAGGTCGACGACGTGCCCGCTCATGTTGAGCGCCTCGCGGTCGACAGCATCTCGAGCGCCGTACACGCCGTCCTGCGTGAATATCACAGTCACGTCGTGCATATCGAAGCCAGCCGCGACGCCACGGGCGGCGCGCAGCCCCTCCGGGACGTGGACTCGGCCGTACGGTGCACGGGTGAGCAATACCACGACCTCTCGTTTCATAGCGAAACCACCCGGTCGGCCTCGCCGATGATGTCCGCCAGGTCAGGGAGTAGCCCAACTTCGACGCCCTCGGGGTAGTCGGCGGGTGCGTCGATTCCGCGTGCGTCGACACAGAGCCCACAGCAGATGACTTCCGCCCCGTCCGCGATAAGCTCCTGAAACTTCTCGGTCGGCATTTCGTCGTACAGTCCGCTGTCCGAACAGCCGGGTAGGGTCTGGTCCGCGACGGGGACGAGCGCGCCGTCGAGGTAGTGGAAGTAGCTCACCTCGTGGCCCTGATCCAGCGCCGCTCGCCCCAGCTCGTAGGCGGTGCGCCACCGCTCGCTGTCGAAGGGACCCCCTGTCAGCAGAAAGCCGATGTACGCCATACTGTCGGAATTTCGGTGAACCGGTCTTAATAGTTTGCCTGACACACGAGGAAGGTCTCTGGGTGTGGCACTTTTCAGCAAAATACCGACCGTTCGGTAACTTATTTTCCGGCACCGGACTGGTCGTCCAGTGCCGCCATTAGGTCCTCCGCAGTGAACGGCAACTCGGTCAGCCGAACGCCGACGGCGTCGCGGATGGCGTTTGAGAGCGCCGGCGGCACGCCGTTCGTCGGGAGTTCCGCGATAGACTTCGCGCCGAATGGACCGGTCGGTTCGTGTGTTTCGACCAGAATCGTCTCCATTTCAGGGTGGTCCGTCGTTCGCGGCATCCCGTACTGGCGGAAGCCGAGCACGTCTGGATTCCCGTCCTCATCGAAGGTCAGGTCGCCGCTCGTGGCGTATTCGAGGCTCATGTGCTCGCCGCCCTCTATCTGGCCTTCGACCAGCGCGGGATTTATTGCGACGCCACAGTCGGCCGCAAACACTAGCTTGTTGAGTTCGTACTCGCCAGTTTCCGTATCGACAGTCACGTCGACGAACTGCGCGCCGTAGGGGGGCGGGCTCTCGTCAGTCGAATGGTTCCCGTCCCCGAGGATGTGTTCGCGCTCGTCATCGCCGTATGTCGCTTCATAGCCGATTTCTTCCAGCGACACGCGCTTCCCGGTCCGCTCGCTGTATACGCCGCCGTCGCCGGTGTCGAGCACGTCCGGCGGCTCCTCGAGCAGTTTCGCCCCCCACTCCAGCAACCGCTCTTTGGCGTCCTCGGCGGCGTTCTTTACCGCGCGGCCGCTGATGTATGTCGTTGAAGAGGCGTACGCGCCATAGTCGAACGGCGTCAGGTCGGTATCGGCGGCGATGACGACGACATCCTCGGGGGTGCAACCCAGCACCTCGGCGGCAATCTGGGAGAACATCGTGTCCGCGCCGGTCCCGGTGTCGACGCCGCCGACCTGCAGGTGGAAGCTCCCGTCCTCGTTCATCTGTACCTGCGCTGCGCCGAGTTCCTTCCCCGCGACACCGCTCCCTTGGGCGATGAGCGCCATTCCGACCCCGCGCTTGCGGTGGTCTTCGTCGGGCTGTTCGAGGTCGTCGTAGCCGATGGCTTCCTTCCCGCGGTCGACGCACTCGCGGATGCCACACGAGCGAATCTCCCGGGTGAAGCGGTCACCGTCTTTCAGGATTGCGACGCTCCGGTCGAGGTCGCCCTCCCGGACCGCGTTCTGCAGGCGGAACTCGATGGGGTCGAAGTCGAGGCGACGGGCTACCTCGTCTATGTGCGCTTCGACGGCGAAATGCCCCTGCGGCGCGCCGTAGCCCCGCATGGCTGCCCCCATGGGGAGGTTCGTGTGTACTACATCCCCTGAAAAGCGGACGTTCGAGACCCGGGGATAGAGTGGCAGTGGCTTCGTTCCGACGTTGTTCGCGACGGTCATGCCGTGGGTGCCGTAGGCTCCCGAGTTCGACAGCGTGTAGAGGTCCATCGCCTCGATGTCGCCGTCGTCAGTCACTGCGGTCTGCATCTGCATCTGCATCGGATGCCGAAAGCGAAGCGCGGTGAACTCCTCCTGACGACTCATTTCCAGTTTGACTGGCCGGTCGGCCGCCAGATGCAATGCGAACGTTATCGGCTCGATTGCC
The Haloarcula marismortui ATCC 43049 DNA segment above includes these coding regions:
- a CDS encoding DsrE family protein, producing the protein MKREVVVLLTRAPYGRVHVPEGLRAARGVAAGFDMHDVTVIFTQDGVYGARDAVDREALNMSGHVVDLAEQDGQMVADGAAMAERGVDESEIADDVAVWSDDRVTARIRDADRTLDF
- a CDS encoding DsrE/DsrF/TusD sulfur relay family protein, giving the protein MAYIGFLLTGGPFDSERWRTAYELGRAALDQGHEVSYFHYLDGALVPVADQTLPGCSDSGLYDEMPTEKFQELIADGAEVICCGLCVDARGIDAPADYPEGVEVGLLPDLADIIGEADRVVSL
- a CDS encoding xanthine dehydrogenase family protein molybdopterin-binding subunit yields the protein MSDSDRVRETSKQPEGTERTESDPAEADRESETGAAREPDRKPESERDAITVDEEKDDARKIVTGQARYTADYRDRFPDLAHGKVVRSDIAHGYVESVDTSAAEAMDGVDAVITPFDDVVPDKLYSSSGQSYPEPSPWDLKVLREHVRFVGDPVAAVAADDPETADRAARKVEIEYRELDAVFDPEEALDEDAPQLFEADDVENKQSGADYNRNLESHFEGELGDVNSAFERASNDDERHVIETEWETPYQSHCVPEPHTTIAYTDEDDRHVFITATQVPFHTRRQIAHLFDVPIRDVRVKKPRIGAGFGSKQEMAIEPITFALHLAADRPVKLEMSRQEEFTALRFRHPMQMQMQTAVTDDGDIEAMDLYTLSNSGAYGTHGMTVANNVGTKPLPLYPRVSNVRFSGDVVHTNLPMGAAMRGYGAPQGHFAVEAHIDEVARRLDFDPIEFRLQNAVREGDLDRSVAILKDGDRFTREIRSCGIRECVDRGKEAIGYDDLEQPDEDHRKRGVGMALIAQGSGVAGKELGAAQVQMNEDGSFHLQVGGVDTGTGADTMFSQIAAEVLGCTPEDVVVIAADTDLTPFDYGAYASSTTYISGRAVKNAAEDAKERLLEWGAKLLEEPPDVLDTGDGGVYSERTGKRVSLEEIGYEATYGDDEREHILGDGNHSTDESPPPYGAQFVDVTVDTETGEYELNKLVFAADCGVAINPALVEGQIEGGEHMSLEYATSGDLTFDEDGNPDVLGFRQYGMPRTTDHPEMETILVETHEPTGPFGAKSIAELPTNGVPPALSNAIRDAVGVRLTELPFTAEDLMAALDDQSGAGK